From Thalassotalea euphylliae, the proteins below share one genomic window:
- a CDS encoding sigma 54-interacting transcriptional regulator: MRLEIFSTDRLGISQEILSELAKLGLNISAMEVASGVIYLHVESRDITFAAIHDRIVHVNGVSHCQQLDLMPNELKQQHLQALLNRIPDPIFDLDADGKILSCNHHRHIYISRDSGQVLGIKPHELKREEAFSRDVSFEEQSYQAEITPLWLEGIFSGAVVILKSLDKVAHQLSNFQQSISFNGIDDIVGESAIISEVKAQLIKFADLDLPILIHGETGTGKELVARAIHLQSHRKAKPFLAINCAALPEQLLESELFGYVAGAFTGANTKGKPGLFELANGGTVFLDEIAEMSVYLQAKLLRFLQDYSFRRLGGSKEVHANVRIISASHQPFERLVAQGRFREDLYYRLNVLNLGLPPLKARASDIRLLCDYFIEQACQQTKLAQPELLPDALSILLSYDWPGNIRQLQNVMFRLTALNSGEQITAVMIKQVLSQFTTQLDTVKLDGKTESEGQIPSKLASASWLSIADWQEAQRRFETSLLTELYPHFPSTRKLAERLNVSHNKIAMKLRQYGIKN, from the coding sequence ATGCGCTTGGAAATATTTTCAACGGATCGGCTTGGTATCAGCCAAGAAATACTCAGTGAGCTTGCCAAACTTGGCCTTAATATCAGCGCGATGGAAGTGGCAAGTGGTGTTATTTACTTGCATGTTGAAAGTCGTGATATTACTTTTGCCGCCATTCACGATCGTATTGTGCATGTCAATGGGGTGAGTCATTGCCAACAGTTAGACTTAATGCCTAACGAGCTGAAACAACAGCACTTACAAGCACTGTTGAACCGCATTCCAGACCCCATTTTTGATCTTGATGCTGACGGTAAAATTCTCTCGTGTAACCACCATCGACATATCTATATATCTCGCGATAGCGGCCAAGTGCTGGGTATTAAACCACATGAACTCAAGCGTGAAGAAGCCTTTAGTCGAGATGTGAGTTTTGAAGAGCAATCCTATCAGGCAGAAATCACACCATTGTGGCTAGAAGGTATTTTTAGTGGTGCCGTGGTGATTTTAAAGTCACTCGATAAAGTGGCTCACCAACTATCTAACTTTCAACAGTCGATCAGCTTTAATGGCATTGACGATATTGTCGGCGAGTCAGCGATTATCAGTGAAGTGAAAGCACAGCTCATTAAATTTGCAGATCTAGACCTGCCTATACTTATTCATGGGGAAACTGGCACAGGGAAAGAACTTGTTGCTCGTGCAATTCATCTGCAAAGTCACCGCAAAGCTAAACCTTTCCTGGCAATTAACTGTGCTGCACTGCCAGAGCAACTGCTTGAGAGTGAATTATTTGGCTATGTTGCAGGTGCCTTTACTGGCGCTAATACCAAAGGGAAACCGGGCTTGTTTGAGTTGGCGAATGGCGGCACCGTTTTTCTGGATGAAATCGCGGAAATGTCCGTTTACCTGCAAGCAAAATTGTTACGCTTTCTACAGGATTACAGTTTTAGAAGGCTTGGTGGTAGTAAAGAAGTGCACGCAAACGTGCGCATCATTTCTGCCAGCCATCAGCCTTTTGAGCGTCTCGTTGCACAAGGGCGCTTCAGAGAAGACTTGTATTATCGACTAAACGTACTCAATTTAGGGTTACCACCACTCAAGGCAAGAGCCAGTGATATTAGATTGTTATGTGATTATTTTATTGAGCAAGCTTGCCAGCAAACCAAGCTTGCACAGCCTGAGTTACTACCCGATGCGCTCAGTATACTGTTGTCTTATGACTGGCCGGGTAATATTCGGCAATTACAAAATGTGATGTTCAGGCTAACAGCGCTTAACAGTGGTGAGCAAATTACGGCGGTGATGATTAAACAAGTGCTCAGTCAATTTACAACCCAGCTTGATACAGTAAAGCTTGATGGTAAAACTGAATCAGAAGGCCAGATACCATCAAAGTTAGCTTCGGCAAGTTGGCTCAGTATTGCAGACTGGCAAGAAGCGCAGCGGCGTTTTGAAACTAGCCTACTAACCGAACTTTACCCGCATTTTCCAAGCACGCGTAAGCTTGCCGAGCGACTTAACGTGTCGCACAACAAAATTGCGATGAAGTTACGCCAATATGGTATTAAAAATTAA
- the megL gene encoding methionine gamma-lyase: MTVSKHIATQAIHAGRIEDEQFGSLATPLYQTSTFVFDNALQGANRFAGEEAGFIYTRLGNPTTRQLEMRVAAMEGMEDAAATATGMGAVSGALLANLCAGDHLIASKAVYGCSYALMAHQLTKWGIEVTFVDMTDIKHIESAIQPNTKVLFLESPINPNLVVLDIEAIGKLAKKHQLISIIDNTFLTPILQQPAQFGFDIIVHSATKYLNGHGDVVAGIICGSAEMISHIKLTVLKDIGATISPHDAWLILRGLKTLPIRVEQHCKSAQTVAEFLAQHPMVDKVHYPGLKEHQGYKFIGNQMKAAGGVIAFEIKGDIAEGAALINRMKLFSIAVSLGDAESLIQHPASMTHSPYSPEERLDAGITDTLIRISVGLEHVDDLIADLKQSLDQVKVNHQQVA, encoded by the coding sequence ATGACAGTAAGCAAGCATATCGCCACGCAAGCCATTCACGCTGGCCGCATTGAAGATGAACAATTTGGCTCGCTCGCAACCCCGCTTTATCAGACATCGACATTTGTATTCGACAATGCACTGCAAGGAGCCAATCGTTTCGCCGGTGAAGAAGCTGGCTTTATTTATACGCGTTTGGGCAACCCAACCACTCGTCAGTTAGAAATGAGAGTTGCGGCAATGGAGGGAATGGAAGATGCGGCAGCAACCGCTACTGGCATGGGGGCAGTATCGGGTGCATTACTCGCTAACCTATGTGCTGGCGATCATTTAATTGCTTCAAAAGCGGTGTATGGCTGCTCATATGCTTTGATGGCACATCAACTCACTAAGTGGGGCATTGAAGTAACCTTTGTTGATATGACAGACATTAAGCATATCGAATCGGCTATTCAGCCAAATACCAAAGTGCTCTTTTTGGAGTCACCAATCAACCCGAATCTGGTAGTGCTCGATATTGAAGCTATCGGAAAGCTAGCTAAAAAACATCAGCTTATTTCCATTATCGACAACACATTTTTAACCCCAATCTTGCAACAACCAGCACAATTTGGCTTCGATATTATTGTCCACAGCGCGACAAAATACCTTAATGGCCACGGTGATGTTGTTGCTGGGATCATTTGTGGGTCAGCTGAAATGATCAGCCATATTAAGCTCACTGTACTCAAAGATATCGGCGCAACGATCAGTCCCCACGATGCTTGGTTAATACTCAGGGGATTAAAGACATTGCCAATTCGAGTTGAGCAGCACTGTAAAAGCGCGCAAACTGTCGCGGAATTTTTAGCGCAACACCCTATGGTAGACAAAGTTCACTACCCGGGTCTAAAAGAACACCAAGGGTATAAATTTATAGGTAATCAAATGAAAGCCGCAGGCGGTGTTATCGCCTTTGAGATTAAAGGGGATATAGCGGAAGGAGCTGCTTTAATTAACCGTATGAAGCTTTTTTCAATAGCGGTAAGCTTGGGAGATGCAGAATCGCTAATTCAGCACCCCGCGTCAATGACGCACTCCCCCTACTCACCAGAAGAACGGCTAGACGCTGGCATTACCGACACCTTGATTCGCATTTCAGTCGGACTAGAGCATGTCGACGATCTCATCGCCGACCTCAAACAATCACTCGACCAAGTTAAGGTCAACCATCAACAAGTGGCCTAA
- a CDS encoding HIT domain-containing protein, whose protein sequence is MTDVQLNEFQLHELLVRDGIELIDLPLSKLLLMNDSQYPWFVLVPRVENIKDIYQLDWEQQQQLLNESSMLSEVLMEIFKGDKMNVAALGNVCPQLHMHHIVRFENDPAWPKPIWGELPMKPYTANAIDDVKAKVLPSIKAVLANS, encoded by the coding sequence ATGACAGATGTTCAGTTAAATGAATTTCAATTGCATGAGTTATTAGTGCGCGATGGCATCGAGTTAATCGACTTGCCATTGAGTAAATTACTCTTGATGAATGACTCGCAGTACCCTTGGTTTGTGTTGGTGCCAAGAGTTGAAAATATTAAAGATATTTACCAGTTAGACTGGGAACAACAGCAACAGTTACTGAACGAATCGAGTATGCTCAGTGAAGTGCTAATGGAAATATTTAAGGGCGATAAAATGAATGTTGCCGCCCTTGGTAATGTGTGTCCACAATTGCATATGCACCACATTGTGCGTTTTGAAAATGACCCTGCGTGGCCAAAACCGATTTGGGGCGAATTACCGATGAAGCCATACACAGCAAATGCAATTGACGATGTCAAAGCCAAAGTACTGCCGAGTATTAAGGCTGTACTTGCTAACAGTTAA
- the ylqF gene encoding ribosome biogenesis GTPase YlqF: MAINWFPGHMHKAQKEIKEILPTIDVVIEVCDARLPFSSENPMITEIRGDKPLIKILNKSDLADPAMTKVWLDYLDAQQNVKAIALTTDSPSIAKQIPQLIRKLVPHKDETGKQINAVIMGIPNVGKSTLLNTLVGKAKAKVGNEPAVTKGQQRIRLEDGLYLYDTPGMLWPKIVNEHSGYRLAVTSAVKDTAFDHEEIACFAAEYLLEAYPERLKDRYKLDELPHTEVELIEDIGRNRGCVKSGGHVDFHKASAILVNEIRDKTLGELTFESPEMVEREIVHFNALEEKKIAEREARKEARGRGRKNKPKKKKR; the protein is encoded by the coding sequence ATGGCAATTAATTGGTTCCCGGGTCATATGCATAAGGCCCAAAAAGAGATCAAAGAAATTTTACCGACAATTGATGTCGTTATTGAGGTGTGTGACGCGCGTTTGCCGTTTAGCAGCGAAAACCCGATGATCACTGAAATTCGCGGTGACAAACCGTTAATTAAAATACTTAATAAATCGGATTTAGCCGATCCGGCCATGACCAAAGTGTGGCTAGACTACCTAGATGCACAGCAAAATGTAAAAGCCATTGCATTAACGACAGACTCGCCCTCAATTGCTAAACAAATCCCCCAGTTAATTCGCAAGTTAGTGCCGCATAAAGATGAGACTGGTAAGCAAATTAATGCGGTAATCATGGGCATTCCCAACGTTGGTAAATCGACATTACTAAATACTTTAGTAGGCAAAGCAAAGGCGAAAGTGGGCAATGAACCTGCGGTAACTAAAGGTCAGCAACGTATACGTCTTGAAGATGGTTTGTACCTTTACGATACACCGGGCATGTTGTGGCCCAAAATTGTGAATGAACACAGTGGCTACCGCTTAGCGGTTACGAGTGCGGTAAAAGATACTGCCTTTGATCATGAAGAAATTGCCTGTTTTGCTGCTGAGTATTTGTTGGAAGCTTACCCTGAGCGTTTGAAAGACCGCTATAAACTTGATGAGTTGCCACACACTGAGGTTGAACTTATTGAGGACATTGGCCGCAATCGCGGTTGTGTAAAAAGTGGTGGTCATGTCGACTTCCATAAAGCTTCTGCTATTTTAGTTAATGAAATTCGCGATAAAACCTTGGGTGAACTGACCTTTGAATCACCGGAAATGGTGGAGCGAGAAATTGTTCACTTTAATGCGTTAGAAGAAAAGAAAATTGCTGAGCGCGAAGCTCGCAAAGAAGCACGTGGCCGCGGCCGTAAAAACAAACCTAAGAAGAAAAAGAGATAA
- a CDS encoding acyloxyacyl hydrolase: MKLFLLLALTAVQTTVNAHSLYYAIGESTAKDKSNTQKLGFVYHPSTEIEFLADYNLFLTLDVSAATWQNLYGPDLKTGAVIPSFNYPSTQQDNWWYVKFGIGVAYVDQTRWGNRRLGDNWMFEDKLEFGIKVYRNHHMALSFSHYSNANTNKHNDGLNIISLLYQYTW; the protein is encoded by the coding sequence ATGAAGTTATTTCTTTTGTTAGCTTTAACCGCAGTGCAAACAACCGTCAATGCGCATAGCCTTTACTATGCGATTGGTGAATCAACAGCAAAAGATAAGTCGAACACACAAAAACTTGGCTTTGTTTACCATCCAAGCACAGAGATTGAATTCTTAGCAGACTACAACCTATTCCTCACACTAGATGTTTCTGCGGCTACGTGGCAGAACTTGTATGGTCCAGATCTAAAAACAGGGGCTGTTATCCCGTCGTTTAACTACCCTTCAACTCAGCAAGACAACTGGTGGTATGTAAAATTTGGTATTGGTGTAGCGTATGTTGATCAAACCCGCTGGGGCAACAGACGATTAGGTGACAATTGGATGTTTGAAGACAAGCTGGAATTCGGTATAAAAGTTTATCGAAACCATCACATGGCTTTATCTTTTTCGCACTACTCCAACGCTAATACCAATAAACACAACGACGGGTTGAACATTATCTCTCTACTATACCAATACACATGGTAA